In the bacterium genome, AGGCGCGTGTCCCAGACCAGCTCGACGGTGCCCAGGGCCGGGTTGATGCGCAGGTCGCGACCGGCGGCCCGCCGCGCGAAGAGCTGTTCGAGCAGCCAGACGCAGGCGGCGCAGTGCACACCCTGCAGGTCCAGGCGCAACCTCACCACGCCCTCGCCGACGCGGTGGGCGGGATCCTCGAGCTGCAGGTCCAACCAGGCGAAGTTGTCGGGACGGAGTTGCGGCGACGGGGCGGATTCTCCGCGGCGCAGATCGTAGTAGCGGTCGAGGCCGGCGCCGTGGATCAGGCCGTAGACGGCGCGGCAGCCGCCGCAGCAGAAGGGGCCGTCCTGTTCGCGGTGATCGGGG is a window encoding:
- a CDS encoding heavy metal translocating P-type ATPase metal-binding domain-containing protein: MRRLPRTCAHCGLDLGPDHREQDGPFCCGGCRAVYGLIHGAGLDRYYDLRRGESAPSPQLRPDNFAWLDLQLEDPAHRVGEGVVRLRLDLQGVHCAACVWLLEQLFARRAAGRDLRINPALGTVELVWDTRL